Proteins encoded by one window of Bubalus bubalis isolate 160015118507 breed Murrah chromosome 4, NDDB_SH_1, whole genome shotgun sequence:
- the FAM118A gene encoding protein FAM118A isoform X6: MDSVEKTTNRSEQKSSRKFLKSLIRKQPQELLLVIGTGVSAAVAPGIPALCSWRSCIEAVIEAAEQLEVLHPGDVAEFRRKVTKDGDLLVVAHDLIRKMSPRTGDAKPNFFQDCLMEVFDDLERHIQNPLVLQSILSLMERGTMVLTTNYDNLLEIFGQQQSKPMESLDLKDKTKVRGARVLQWARGHIRYGVLHIHGLYTDPCGMVLDPSGYKDVTQDPEVMARQGAATIQHRTQVTWCREGSLTIGEPSLLVGAFAGSSPEPVPHQVLPVRGLRGDAARPDLPGPLPVLSAQQGGPGALHAGAQGERGPFLQASGRHASARHQGRVLRGWLRRLPRMPIEWTAPRCWGMHARTVQRGS, translated from the exons ATGGATTCagtggaaaaaacaacaaatagaaGTGAACAAAAGTCAAG cagaaagtttttaaaaagcctcaTCCGGAAACAGCCCCAGGAGCTGCTCCTGGTCATTGGGACTGGTGTCAGCGCGGCGGTGGCCCCGGGGATCCCTGCCCTGTGTTCCTGGAGGAGCTGCATCGAGGCCGTGATCGAGGCGGCCGAGCAGCTGGAGGTGCTGCACCCCGGGGACGTGGCCGAGTTCCGCAGAAAGGTGACCAAGGACGGGGACCTGCTGGTGGTCGCCCATGACCTCATCCGGAAGATGTCCCCG CGCACGGGCGACGCCAAGCCCAACTTCTTCCAGGACTGCCTGATGGAGGTCTTCGATGACCTGGAGCGGCACATCCAGAACCcgctggtgctgcagtccatcctGAGCCTGATGGAGCGGGGCACCATGGTCCTCACCACCAACTACGACAACCTGCTGGAGATCTTCGGGCAGCAGCAGAGCAAGCCCATGGAGTCGCTGGACCTGAAGGACAAGACCAAGGTGCGGGGCGCGCGA GTCCTTCAGTGGGCACGGGGGCACATCAGGTATGGAGTTCTTCACATCCACGGCTTATACACCGACCCCTGCGGGATGGTGTTGGACCCTTCGGGATATAAAGACGTCACTCAAGACCCAGAGGTCATG GCCCGCCAGGGAGCAGCGACAATTCAGCATCGCACACAGGTGACTTGGTGCCGGGAGGGCTCGCTCACCATCGGCGAGCCCAGTCTCCTCGTCGGTGCTTTCGCAGGAAGTTCTCCAGAACCTGTACCGCACCAAGTCCTTCCTGTTCGTGGGCTGCGGGGAGACGCTGCGCGACCAGATCTTCCAGGCCCTCTTCCTGTACTCAGTGCCCAACAAGGTGGACCTGGAGCACTACATGCTGGTGCTCAAGGAGAGCGAGGACCATTTCTTCAAGCATCAGGCAGACATGCTTCTGCACGGCATCAAGGTCGTGTCCTACGGGGATGGCTTCGACGACTTCCCAGG aTGCCGATCGAGTGGACAGCACCACGTTGTTGG GGAATGCATGCCAGGACTGTGCAAAGAGGAAGttag